One Rhodococcus sp. P1Y DNA window includes the following coding sequences:
- the argC gene encoding N-acetyl-gamma-glutamyl-phosphate reductase, whose product MDDVKDGPLRIAVAGASGYAGGEILRLLLGHPGVQSGRLVIGSLTAGGNAGATLGEFHPHLLPLADRVLAETTEDELSGHDVVFLGLPHGKSAEIAQLLPESVLIIDCGADFRLSDGAAWEKYYKSPHAGTWPYGLPELPGHREKLVGATRIAVPGCYPTVSSLALAPAVAAGIVEPRVNIVAVSGTSGAGRAPKADLLGSEVMGSVRAYGIAGAHRHNPEIVQNLSALSPEPVTVSFTPVLAPMPRGILATCTARTTATQEQAVEVYEKAYAAEPFIFVLGEGRLPQTGAVMGSNAVQLSVSVDTDAGLLVVVAAIDNLTKGTAGAAVQSMNLALGIPETDGLSTVGVAP is encoded by the coding sequence ATGGACGATGTGAAGGACGGCCCACTGCGGATTGCAGTCGCGGGGGCGAGCGGCTATGCCGGTGGCGAGATCCTGCGATTGTTGCTTGGACATCCAGGCGTTCAGTCGGGGCGACTCGTCATTGGTTCGCTCACCGCTGGCGGTAATGCGGGCGCGACGCTCGGTGAATTCCATCCGCATCTGTTGCCTCTAGCCGATCGAGTCCTCGCCGAGACCACCGAAGACGAGCTGAGCGGACACGACGTCGTCTTTCTCGGATTACCGCATGGGAAATCGGCTGAGATCGCGCAGCTACTTCCCGAGTCGGTGCTCATCATCGACTGCGGTGCCGATTTCCGGTTGTCCGACGGCGCGGCCTGGGAAAAGTACTACAAGTCACCGCATGCGGGTACATGGCCGTACGGCTTGCCCGAGCTGCCAGGTCATCGTGAGAAGCTCGTCGGCGCGACTCGCATAGCCGTCCCCGGGTGCTATCCGACGGTGTCGAGCCTCGCACTGGCTCCCGCTGTCGCTGCCGGAATCGTCGAGCCTCGGGTCAACATCGTTGCCGTCAGTGGAACCTCAGGAGCAGGCCGAGCGCCGAAGGCCGATTTGCTCGGTTCCGAGGTCATGGGATCGGTTCGCGCGTACGGCATTGCCGGCGCTCACCGCCACAACCCCGAGATCGTGCAGAATCTTTCGGCCCTGTCACCCGAACCGGTGACCGTGTCGTTCACCCCGGTTCTCGCGCCGATGCCTCGCGGAATTTTGGCGACCTGCACTGCGCGCACCACCGCGACGCAGGAGCAGGCTGTCGAGGTATACGAGAAAGCTTATGCAGCAGAACCTTTCATCTTCGTTCTCGGCGAGGGTCGGTTGCCGCAGACCGGTGCGGTGATGGGTTCCAATGCAGTCCAGCTCAGCGTCAGCGTCGATACCGATGCCGGCCTCCTCGTCGTGGTGGCCGCGATCGACAATCTCACCAAAGGCACTGCCGGAGCGGCGGTCCAATCCATGAACCTGGCCCTCGGAATCCCTGAGACCGACGGTCTCTCGACAGTAGGAGTTGCACCGTGA